In Mauremys reevesii isolate NIE-2019 linkage group 8, ASM1616193v1, whole genome shotgun sequence, a single genomic region encodes these proteins:
- the RGS13 gene encoding regulator of G-protein signaling 13 encodes MSPNICCLCKLFREDENGITSKVSLEEVLQWSQSFEKLMTTKYGPVIYKTYLKTEYSDENIEFWLACETYKKIESRRKRISVAKRMFKNYIQPQAPKEINIDSPAREAIIRNIQEPTQSCFDEAQRIVYMHMERDSYPRFLGSEIYQKLKHRPSD; translated from the exons ATGAGCCCAAATATTTGTTGTCTTTGTAAGCTATTCAGAGAAGATGAAAATGGGATCACTTCTAA AGTGTCATTGGAGGAAGTGCTACAGTGGTCCCAATCTTTTGAAAAGTTGATGACTACTAAAT atgGACCTGTAATCTACAAGACCTACCTGAAGACAGAATACAGTGATGAGAACATTGAATTCTGGCTTGCATGTGAAACTTACAAGAAGATTGAATCTCGGAGGAAAAGGATTTCTGTGGCCAAGAGAATGTTTAAAAATTACATTCAGCCCCAGGCGCCTAAAGAG ATTAACATTGATAGTCCTGCAAGGGAAGCTATTATCAGGAATATTCAAGAACCAACTCAATCCTGTTTTGATGAAGCTCAGAGAATAGTTTACATGCACATGGAAAGGGATTCATATCCCAGGTTTCTTGGATCAGAAATCTATCAGAAACTCAAACACAGGCCTTCAGactga